CGGCTCCGGCTCCGGTTCCGCTTTTGCCGCCAGTTGACCCGGACTGCGGGCTGCAACCCCGGGTGATGGGGTGGTATCGCGACGCGATGGCGGCTTCGCAGTCGCAGTCTGGGCGGAGGCCTCTGTTTCGCGCGCAGGCCACCGGTCTTTCAATTGCCACCACGCGAACACCGCCGCACCCAGGCCCAATGCGACCAGGAAAGTGGGCACCCGGCTGACCGCGGGCGGCGTGAAGGGCGACGGGTCTTCCTGTTCCATCGGTCAGTCAACACCCGCTCAACGCTGCTCCACCACCATCTTCACCAGGTCGCCAGGGCGCAGTTTGCTGTTGTCGCCATACAGGCCGTTGAGCAAGCGCAGTTGGCGATCCACCTGCGGCACCGCGGCGCTGCGACGCTCCAGCTCGGCAAAGCCACCACGCGGAAACGGCACCACGCTCACCAGCCACGGCCGGGCATCTCGCGTGTCGGCTGCGGTCATGGCGCGAAACGATTTTTCGGCGGCGTTGAGCGCCGGGAAGGCACGCTGGCGGGCGTTGGCATCGGCCGCCAGGTAGGCCAGTGCGTAGTGCCGTTGCTGCGGGCCGGTCACGATGGTCGCTTCAAAGGCTTGCGCCTGGCCGTTGTTGACCTGGCGGCTGCCGACATAGTGGGTGGCCTGGAAGCCATTCACATTCCCGCGTGTGACCTTGCCCTGTGTGGCTTTGAAGGCGTTGCGCAACACCTCGTCATGTGTGTTGCCTGCATTGGGGGGGATGGCAATCATCTTGAGCGCGGCGTCACCTTGGGGGCTGAGAAAGGTCAGCGCATCGGGCGCGTTTTGAATGCGCCAGCCTTCGGGCGCGGTGAGCGCTATTCCCAGACCCGCGTGGTAGAAATTCTGACCGCGGGTCAACCCCTGGTCGGGGCTTTCGCCGAAGTTCATGCCATCGATCATTTTCAGGAAACGCTCGCGGCCATCGTCGCCATAGGTCCCTTTGTATTGCGCCGCGATCTGGCGAATCGATGCCAGGCGCTGGTCGTTGCTGGGGTGCGATGCCAGCCAGCTGTTGCCATCCTGTACCTGGCGCCCCTCAGCGCGGGCCACATCCGCCGCGTACTGCTCTTGCGATTTCAACACCTGAATCACATCAACCATATTGCTTGGCGAATAACGTGTGCGAGACAGGTATTCGGCGCCCAGCGTATCGGCCTGCAGCTCTTGCTCGCGGCTGTATTTCGCCACATAGCCAGCGGCCACGCCTTGCGCGGTTTGGCCGGCCAGTTCGGTGGCGCCCGAGACGCCCTGGCTTTCCAGCACGGCGCCCAGAATGGTCGCCGCGAACACCCCCAGACCTGCATTCTGCTGGCGTGTCGCGCGCTGCGCACCGTGGCGCGCGGTGACGTGGCCGATCTCGTGGCCAATCACACCGGCCATGTCGGCCTCGCTCTCCATGTAAGCCATGATGCCGCGCGTGATGTAGACATAACCACCGGGCAACGCAAAGGCATTGATCTCGGGACTGTCGAGCAGGGTGAAGGTCCAGGGAATGTTGGCGCGGTGCGATTGCGCCGCCAGCTTCTGCCCCACTTCGTTCACATAGGCCTGCAAACGCGGGTTGTTGTAGATCCCGTATTCCTGCTTGACCTGCTCATGCGCCTTTTTGCCTTCGGCCAGTTCGGTGCGCTCGTCCATGGCGCTGCGCTCGGTTTTACCGGTGACCGGATTGACCACATTGGTGCCGCAGCCGGCCAGAACAGACAAGGCAAGGGTGATCGAAAACCAGCGTGATGAAACGGACATGAACTCTCTCCAGAAAGGGCGAAATGGCGCGTGGCGCCAGGGCCACGGTGCATCATAGGCCGGCTGAAAGGGCGCGCAGTCGCTCAGTCTTCCTGTCCGTGATCCTGGCCACGGCCACTGCGCCAGATGGCGCGCACCAGCCACAAACCGCCCACCACCGCACCCATGAAGCCCAGAAAGCCAAAGGCCGGCAGACCAAACAAGGTCGGGCCGCCCTGCACCGTCATGACGATGGACGAACCGATGATGAGCGCCGCGATGATCAGGGCCATGGCCAGGCGGTTCGCCGAACGGTCCAGCTGATCGCCCACGCGCTTCAAATGCGCCACCTCGATGCCCACCTGCAACCGGCCACGCCGCGCGTTGCGCAACAGACGCGACACATCGTGGGGCAGTTGTTCGGCCACCGCCAGCGTGCGGCGAAGGGTTTGCCATGCGCGCTCGGCGACCACCCTGGGCTGGTAGCGCCCGCGCACCACCTTCTTGAGCAGGGGCAGCGCTTCGCTGGTCATGTGAAACGCCGGATCGAGGCTGCGACCCATGCCTTCCAGCGTGATGAACGCCTTGATCAGCAAGGCCATGTCGGAAGGCAGCCCCAGAGCATGCTCGCGCAGGATGGTGGTCACATCGGCCAGCATCTGACCCAGGTTGAGTTCAGCGAGTGGCGCGCCATGGTACTGATCGAGAAACTCTTCGAGCTCCGACTCCAGCGCCCCCAGGTTCGCGCCATGGTCATCGCCCGCCCAGTCGAGCAACACATCGGCCACGGTCTGGGGCTGGCGCTCGACCAGGCCCAGCAACAGTGCCAGCAGTTCATCGCGGCGGCGCACGCTCAAGCGACCGACCATGCCGAAATCGATGAACGCGATGCGGTTGCCCGCCAGGTAAAACACGTTGCCCGGATGCGGATCGGCGTGGAAAAGGCCGTCTTCCACAATCATCTTCAACACCGCCTGGGCACCACGTTGGGCAAGCAGCTGGCGGTCAAAACCCTGCTCGTTCAACTGCTCCAGTGCGTAACCGGGCACGCCGTTCACATGGTCCTGCACATTGACCCGTTCGCTGGTGTGCGCCCAGTGCACGCGCGGCACCACAATCCAGGGCAGCACCGCCATATTGGTGGCAATGCGTTCTGCTTGACGGCATTCATTGGCCAGATCCAGCTCGCGTTTGAGCGAACGCGCCAACTCGCGCACCAGTTGCTGAGGCCGGTACGGCTTGAACGCGGGCAACTCGGCCTCGACAACCGCCGCCAGGCGCGCCAGCAGACGCAAATCGGCATCAATGACCTGGGCAATGCCTGGCCGGCGGATTTTGACGATCACCTCGGTGCCATCCTGCAGCTGGGCACGGTGCACCTGCGCGATGGAAGCGGCCGCCAGAGGCTCGGTGTCAAAACGGGCAAACACGGTTTCGGGCTCGCCACCCAGGTCTTCACACAACTGGGGCCGCAGCGCCGACATCGGTACCGGAGGCACCCGGCTGTGCAGTTTTTCGAATTCGGTGATGTAGGCTGGGCCAAACAAATCGGCGCGGCCGGCCAGTATCTGACCCAGTTTGACAAAAGTAGGCCCCAGCTCTTCCAATGCCAGCCGAATCTGGACCGGGGGCTCGATGCGCGCCAGATCGGCGGCGGTCTCCCAGTGCAGCACATGGCCCGCCTGAGCCAGGCGATCGGCCAGCCCCAGGCGGCGCACACTGTCACCAAAGCCATGGCGAATCAGCACACCCAGAATCTCATTAAGGCGGCCCATATCGCGGGCGGCGCCAAGGGTTTCAATCAACATCTTCAGATGATAGACCCGCGCCCGACGGGTGCACGCGGCGGCGCGTCAGCCGGACCGGGTCAAACCGCTTGCCACACCAGCGGAAAGCGGTCGTTGTCGTGCGGTGGCATGCCCGGCGCCACACACACATCGGCCTGGGTCACGGTCGGGTCGGTGCCCTCGGTGGGCGCCCACACCGCGTCGTCGCCCAGCCAGCGGGTGGACAGCGCCACGCGCCGTTGCGCGGTCGAGGCATTGCCGCGCGCACCGTGCAGCACCCAGGCCGAAAACACGACCGCGTCGCCCGCGCGCATGTCCCAGCCGGTGATGTCAAACCCGCTGCGGTTCGCTTCGATGTCCGGCACGCGCTCGGCCTGGCTTTTGGTTTGCCAGGAAGCGCTGACGCTCTTCTCCGCGCTGCCAAACACCTCGGGTCGGTACACACGGCCATCGGCATGGGAGCCGCGCACGAACTCCATCGCGCTCCCCTCGACCGTGGCGTCGGTCAGGGCGACCCAGGCCGAGGCGATCTGGCGCCCCTGGAAGGGCCAGTAGGGCACATCCTGGTGCCAGGGTGTGGGCGCCAGGGTTCGCGGTTCCTTGATCAAGAGATGATCAAAATACAGGCGCGCGGTGTGGCTGCCCATCAGTTGCCCGACCAGCCCGGCCACGCCCGACTCGAAGGCGAACGCCCGCATGTCATCGTGGGTGCGCCAGAGGTAGCGGTCGGTGAACAGGCGTCCGCCCGTGTCCGGGGTTTCGGGTTGATCGTTGCCCCAGCGGCTGGGCGCGTCCAGCTGGGCTTGGGCAAAACGGCCCATGCGATCGACCCACGCTGGCGAAATGGCCTGGCGGACGATGACAACGCCGTGGCGCCGATAGTCGGCGCGCATGGCGTCGTCGATGACGGGTGGGGCAAAGGGGGTTGCGGTGGCTAGCATGCTTGTCTCCTGAGGTTGAGGATGGCGGCCCGGGTTTCTGCGCCCATGTGGTTCGCCGACACTGACCGAGAATAGGCAAGAAAGCGTCGCCTGTCTGTCCACTCGCCATGCGACAAAACGCCCAACCTGCCCATGCCCCACGCCCCAACAACTGCTGCGCTGGACGCCGATCAAACCGCCACCCTGGTTGGCGCCATCGGCACACCCGGTCTGGGCGCGGCATTGCTGGAAGCATGGGCGCCGGCCCTTCAATGCGCCCACTTGTCGGCCTTCGTTTTTGATGCGCAATTGCAGCCACACCAGGTCA
This region of Hydrogenophaga crassostreae genomic DNA includes:
- a CDS encoding M48 family metalloprotease is translated as MSVSSRWFSITLALSVLAGCGTNVVNPVTGKTERSAMDERTELAEGKKAHEQVKQEYGIYNNPRLQAYVNEVGQKLAAQSHRANIPWTFTLLDSPEINAFALPGGYVYITRGIMAYMESEADMAGVIGHEIGHVTARHGAQRATRQQNAGLGVFAATILGAVLESQGVSGATELAGQTAQGVAAGYVAKYSREQELQADTLGAEYLSRTRYSPSNMVDVIQVLKSQEQYAADVARAEGRQVQDGNSWLASHPSNDQRLASIRQIAAQYKGTYGDDGRERFLKMIDGMNFGESPDQGLTRGQNFYHAGLGIALTAPEGWRIQNAPDALTFLSPQGDAALKMIAIPPNAGNTHDEVLRNAFKATQGKVTRGNVNGFQATHYVGSRQVNNGQAQAFEATIVTGPQQRHYALAYLAADANARQRAFPALNAAEKSFRAMTAADTRDARPWLVSVVPFPRGGFAELERRSAAVPQVDRQLRLLNGLYGDNSKLRPGDLVKMVVEQR
- a CDS encoding ABC1 kinase family protein, which translates into the protein MLIETLGAARDMGRLNEILGVLIRHGFGDSVRRLGLADRLAQAGHVLHWETAADLARIEPPVQIRLALEELGPTFVKLGQILAGRADLFGPAYITEFEKLHSRVPPVPMSALRPQLCEDLGGEPETVFARFDTEPLAAASIAQVHRAQLQDGTEVIVKIRRPGIAQVIDADLRLLARLAAVVEAELPAFKPYRPQQLVRELARSLKRELDLANECRQAERIATNMAVLPWIVVPRVHWAHTSERVNVQDHVNGVPGYALEQLNEQGFDRQLLAQRGAQAVLKMIVEDGLFHADPHPGNVFYLAGNRIAFIDFGMVGRLSVRRRDELLALLLGLVERQPQTVADVLLDWAGDDHGANLGALESELEEFLDQYHGAPLAELNLGQMLADVTTILREHALGLPSDMALLIKAFITLEGMGRSLDPAFHMTSEALPLLKKVVRGRYQPRVVAERAWQTLRRTLAVAEQLPHDVSRLLRNARRGRLQVGIEVAHLKRVGDQLDRSANRLAMALIIAALIIGSSIVMTVQGGPTLFGLPAFGFLGFMGAVVGGLWLVRAIWRSGRGQDHGQED
- a CDS encoding phytanoyl-CoA dioxygenase family protein; translated protein: MLATATPFAPPVIDDAMRADYRRHGVVIVRQAISPAWVDRMGRFAQAQLDAPSRWGNDQPETPDTGGRLFTDRYLWRTHDDMRAFAFESGVAGLVGQLMGSHTARLYFDHLLIKEPRTLAPTPWHQDVPYWPFQGRQIASAWVALTDATVEGSAMEFVRGSHADGRVYRPEVFGSAEKSVSASWQTKSQAERVPDIEANRSGFDITGWDMRAGDAVVFSAWVLHGARGNASTAQRRVALSTRWLGDDAVWAPTEGTDPTVTQADVCVAPGMPPHDNDRFPLVWQAV